One Clostridium sp. CM027 genomic window carries:
- a CDS encoding ROK family protein, which produces MYIGIDLGGTNIAVGIVDDQGNIKYEKSCATRVGRDPNEIIEDMVVLVLNTLEDFNMPLKRIKAIGIGIPGLADKNGNVIFCVNLGWKNVHLREMLGNALNKPIYIDNDATVAALAEYENGSMKNCKSSLMLTLGTGIGGGIILNGEVYSGFNGIGSEIGHMVVGENFYNCNCGRNGCLETFASSTAIIKHTIKLIEEMNESTIIIERAGGNVNNIDAKIIFDCAREGDIIANLAVNRLVKYLSIGILNIVNFIDPEIIALGGGVAGAGQYLLDKVINEVAANKSYSELPIAKIVLAELGNKAGIIGAAMIAKHGTIE; this is translated from the coding sequence ATGTATATAGGTATTGATTTAGGAGGCACTAATATTGCAGTTGGCATCGTTGATGATCAAGGAAACATAAAGTATGAAAAATCATGTGCTACAAGAGTGGGGAGGGACCCCAATGAGATAATAGAGGATATGGTAGTTCTAGTTTTAAACACTTTAGAGGATTTCAATATGCCACTAAAAAGAATAAAGGCGATAGGTATCGGTATTCCGGGCTTAGCTGATAAAAATGGGAATGTAATATTTTGTGTGAATCTTGGATGGAAGAATGTACATTTAAGAGAGATGTTGGGAAATGCACTTAATAAACCAATTTATATAGATAATGATGCTACGGTGGCCGCACTTGCGGAATATGAGAATGGCTCAATGAAGAATTGTAAAAGTAGCTTGATGCTTACATTAGGAACAGGTATTGGTGGGGGAATTATTTTAAATGGTGAAGTATATAGTGGATTTAATGGTATAGGCTCGGAAATTGGACATATGGTTGTTGGTGAAAATTTTTACAATTGCAATTGTGGAAGAAATGGTTGCTTAGAAACCTTCGCTTCATCTACTGCTATAATAAAACATACAATAAAACTAATTGAGGAAATGAATGAAAGCACTATAATAATAGAAAGGGCAGGAGGGAATGTTAACAATATAGATGCAAAAATAATATTTGATTGTGCTAGAGAAGGAGATATAATAGCAAATTTAGCAGTGAATCGCTTAGTGAAATATCTAAGCATAGGAATACTTAATATAGTCAATTTCATTGATCCAGAAATAATAGCATTAGGTGGCGGTGTTGCAGGGGCAGGCCAATATCTTTTGGATAAGGTTATAAATGAAGTTGCAGCGAACAAGTCTTATTCTGAATTACCTATTGCTAAAATTGTTTTAGCAGAACTAGGTAATAAAGCAGGTATAATTGGTGCAGCGATGATTGCAAAACATGGAACTATTGAATAA
- a CDS encoding DegV family protein — protein sequence MSKIALITDSTSDVDKEMIEKYDLFVLPLRIIYKDREYIDRVTITPKEVYDNFLYEIPSTSLPSMNDMEDLYLKLEAKGYTHAIAVVISEALSGTYNTLRLVSENHPSIETCVFDSKSLTIGEAAIVEECGEMISCGKGFEEIVKDLPEIRNRITVYYAVDTLKYLTKGGRIGKVSGTIGEILNIKPIISINKEGAYYTYAKAKGKKKATSKLVDIAREALAISPCKVWIMHGGAYEEAKIFSDTIAGLQNITRLSFGEISPVAGVHTGPGLLGLVIVKEPLTKN from the coding sequence ATGAGTAAGATTGCACTTATTACGGATAGTACTTCTGATGTTGATAAAGAAATGATTGAAAAATACGATCTATTTGTACTTCCTCTAAGAATAATATATAAGGATAGAGAGTACATTGACAGGGTAACTATTACCCCAAAAGAAGTTTATGATAATTTCTTATATGAGATCCCCTCAACTTCATTACCTTCAATGAATGATATGGAAGACTTGTATTTAAAGCTTGAAGCGAAAGGATATACACATGCCATTGCAGTAGTAATATCTGAAGCGTTATCAGGCACATATAATACATTGAGATTGGTAAGTGAAAATCATCCATCTATAGAAACCTGCGTTTTTGATTCTAAATCATTAACTATTGGCGAGGCGGCAATTGTTGAAGAATGTGGTGAAATGATCAGCTGTGGAAAAGGCTTTGAGGAAATTGTAAAAGATCTGCCTGAAATAAGAAATAGAATCACTGTTTACTATGCGGTGGATACACTAAAATATCTAACTAAAGGCGGTAGAATTGGAAAAGTTTCCGGTACCATAGGGGAAATTTTAAACATAAAACCAATAATATCAATTAATAAAGAGGGCGCATATTATACTTATGCAAAGGCAAAAGGAAAAAAGAAAGCTACAAGTAAACTTGTAGATATTGCAAGAGAAGCTCTTGCAATATCTCCTTGTAAAGTTTGGATTATGCACGGTGGCGCTTATGAAGAAGCAAAGATCTTTTCTGACACAATTGCTGGTCTTCAAAATATTACAAGATTATCCTTTGGAGAAATTAGTCCAGTGGCTGGAGTTCATACAGGGCCTGGATTACTTGGACTTGTGATAGTAAAAGAACCCCTCACTAAAAACTAA
- the pulA gene encoding type I pullulanase produces the protein MMIKILENPEFTYYGNDLGAVYTIEYTTFKVWAPTAQKLVVIVYETPDDDLGQKYEMNKEEKGVWEFKLKGDFKNKYYNYLVSDGSEEKETPDIYTKGSSANGEKGMIIDFTSLNPPNWDNHKKPLPINRTEAVIYEIHVRDFSVSQDSGMENKGKYLAFCEKNTKTSKGVVTGLDHLKDLGITHVHLMPVFDFKSVDETKGGYNWGYDPYLYNVPEGSYATNPYDGTVRIREFKIMVQTLHENGISVIMDVVYNHTFTTGNSPMDILVPGYYYRTDGEGNYTNGSGCGNETASEKPMMRKFIVDSVKFWAREYKIDGFRFDLMALHDIDTMKEVTLQAKIINPNIIIYGEPWTGGTSSLPSSMQLRKGSQKGMQVSVYNDALRNAIKGDNDGIQSGFVSGRVGLEVEIKKGIVGGIQYNNEIYDFSQDPGETINYVSAHDNLCLYDKFEKSNSNNTPLEREKMNRLALSIVLTSQGVPFIQGGTEILRTKQGNHNSYNSSDAVNEILWSRKAEFPETYEYIKGLISLRKSQKVMTLDNACEVRESLIFLDSPRNCVAYELTSPFKDGYSKLIIIHNANKEEIKIILPDSKEWSIIANEYEVDKTGVSRGIKTCINEVSVPSLSTYILCK, from the coding sequence ATGATGATAAAAATATTAGAAAACCCAGAATTCACATACTATGGGAATGATTTAGGCGCAGTTTATACTATTGAATACACCACATTTAAGGTTTGGGCACCTACTGCTCAAAAACTTGTAGTAATAGTGTATGAAACTCCCGATGATGACTTAGGACAAAAATATGAAATGAACAAGGAAGAAAAAGGAGTTTGGGAATTTAAACTTAAGGGTGATTTTAAAAATAAATACTATAATTATTTAGTATCAGATGGTTCCGAGGAAAAGGAAACACCAGATATATATACTAAAGGATCAAGTGCTAATGGTGAAAAGGGTATGATTATTGATTTTACTTCTTTAAATCCCCCTAATTGGGATAATCATAAAAAACCTTTACCAATTAATAGAACCGAGGCAGTAATATACGAAATTCATGTTAGAGATTTTTCAGTATCACAAGATTCCGGAATGGAAAACAAAGGGAAATACTTAGCGTTTTGTGAAAAAAACACCAAAACTTCAAAGGGTGTTGTTACAGGACTAGACCACCTTAAAGATTTAGGAATAACTCATGTTCATTTGATGCCTGTTTTTGATTTCAAAAGTGTGGATGAAACTAAGGGTGGATATAATTGGGGATATGACCCTTATTTATATAATGTTCCAGAGGGTTCTTACGCTACGAATCCCTATGATGGTACTGTGCGAATTCGCGAGTTTAAGATCATGGTTCAAACTTTGCATGAAAATGGCATCAGCGTAATTATGGATGTTGTATATAACCACACTTTTACAACCGGTAACTCACCAATGGATATCTTGGTGCCTGGCTATTATTATAGAACAGATGGCGAAGGCAACTATACTAATGGTTCAGGCTGTGGAAATGAAACAGCGTCAGAGAAACCAATGATGAGAAAATTTATAGTTGATAGTGTTAAATTCTGGGCACGAGAATACAAGATAGATGGTTTTAGATTTGATTTAATGGCGCTTCATGACATTGATACAATGAAAGAAGTAACGCTACAAGCAAAAATTATTAATCCGAATATTATTATTTATGGTGAACCATGGACAGGGGGAACATCATCATTACCATCTTCTATGCAGCTTAGAAAAGGTAGCCAAAAGGGTATGCAAGTGTCTGTATATAATGATGCTCTAAGAAATGCAATTAAGGGAGATAATGATGGTATCCAATCAGGGTTTGTAAGTGGTAGGGTAGGCCTTGAGGTAGAAATTAAAAAGGGGATTGTTGGTGGCATTCAATATAACAATGAAATATATGATTTCTCGCAAGATCCTGGAGAAACAATAAACTATGTAAGTGCTCACGATAATTTATGCTTATATGATAAATTTGAAAAAAGCAATTCTAATAATACTCCTTTGGAAAGAGAAAAAATGAATAGATTGGCTTTATCTATAGTCCTTACATCTCAAGGAGTGCCTTTTATTCAAGGTGGAACAGAAATACTAAGGACCAAACAAGGAAATCATAATAGCTATAACTCTAGTGATGCTGTGAACGAAATACTATGGAGTAGAAAAGCTGAGTTCCCAGAAACCTATGAATATATTAAAGGGCTAATCTCTTTAAGAAAAAGCCAAAAAGTTATGACCTTAGACAATGCTTGTGAAGTAAGAGAATCCTTGATATTCCTTGATTCGCCTCGCAACTGTGTAGCTTATGAATTAACTTCCCCATTCAAAGATGGTTATAGTAAATTAATTATAATTCATAATGCTAACAAAGAAGAAATAAAAATAATTTTACCAGATAGTAAAGAATGGTCTATTATAGCAAACGAATATGAAGTTGATAAAACAGGGGTAAGTAGAGGCATTAAAACTTGTATTAATGAGGTAAGTGTACCTTCTCTTTCTACCTATATATTATGTAAATAA
- a CDS encoding LacI family DNA-binding transcriptional regulator, with protein sequence MSVTIKEVAKLANVSPSTVSRVIADNPKISDATKDRVYKAMKEINYHPNAIARSLVSQTTKTIGLILPNTDEDLFVNPFFIQVMRGISHYAQKKGYYIMYAYSSNEDQEVEYISSLMNSRRVDGIILPTVRKDDKCVAYLKEADYPFVVIGKPESTEGVLWVDNDNINAMYNVVNTLIQKGERKIAFIGGSPMLNVTINRLEGYKMALKNIGVEIDENMVQLGEFTEISGYNAMKKILNTSTPTAVVTTDDLIAFGASKAISEMSERHISIVGFNNTPLAAYRKPSLSSVDINSEELGYFAVKLLINKLENEKGSIYNYIIETKLVERESTK encoded by the coding sequence ATGTCTGTAACTATAAAAGAAGTGGCTAAGCTAGCCAATGTATCGCCATCCACAGTTTCAAGAGTAATTGCGGATAATCCGAAAATTAGTGACGCCACAAAAGATAGGGTTTATAAAGCAATGAAGGAAATAAATTATCATCCTAATGCGATAGCTAGAAGTCTGGTCAGCCAAACAACAAAGACTATAGGACTTATTTTACCTAATACTGATGAAGATTTATTTGTTAATCCTTTTTTCATTCAAGTTATGAGAGGCATAAGTCACTATGCTCAAAAAAAAGGATATTATATCATGTATGCTTATAGCAGCAATGAAGATCAAGAGGTTGAATACATATCAAGTTTAATGAATAGTAGAAGGGTTGATGGGATTATTTTACCAACAGTAAGGAAGGATGACAAATGTGTTGCTTATTTAAAAGAAGCAGATTATCCTTTCGTAGTAATAGGTAAACCCGAAAGTACCGAAGGGGTTTTATGGGTTGATAATGATAACATTAACGCCATGTACAATGTTGTTAATACGCTTATACAAAAGGGTGAGAGAAAAATTGCATTTATAGGAGGTTCTCCTATGCTTAATGTAACTATAAATAGATTAGAAGGTTACAAGATGGCTCTTAAAAATATCGGAGTGGAAATAGACGAAAATATGGTACAATTAGGAGAGTTTACAGAAATTAGTGGTTATAATGCTATGAAAAAAATTTTAAATACTTCTACCCCTACAGCTGTTGTCACTACTGATGATTTAATTGCCTTTGGTGCATCCAAAGCTATAAGTGAAATGTCAGAGCGTCATATTTCGATTGTTGGATTTAACAACACGCCACTCGCAGCTTATAGAAAGCCCTCGCTATCTTCAGTGGATATTAATTCTGAAGAATTAGGCTATTTTGCAGTTAAGCTGTTAATAAACAAATTAGAAAACGAAAAAGGGTCAATATACAATTATATTATTGAGACAAAATTAGTTGAAAGGGAATCAACTAAATAA
- a CDS encoding YwbE family protein produces the protein MNTQSDNRGQIRNNIPIGITVDVVLKKDQRTTKLTRGVVKRLLTNSAVHPRGIKVMLEDGQVGRVQAIISK, from the coding sequence ATGAATACACAAAGTGATAACAGAGGACAAATAAGAAATAATATACCAATAGGTATTACAGTAGATGTTGTATTAAAAAAAGACCAAAGAACAACTAAACTAACCAGAGGTGTAGTAAAAAGGTTGTTAACCAACTCTGCAGTACACCCAAGAGGTATAAAAGTTATGCTAGAAGATGGCCAGGTAGGAAGAGTCCAAGCCATTATATCAAAATAA
- a CDS encoding YgiQ family radical SAM protein, whose translation MSDNKYLPISKKDIIDRGWTELDFIIVTGDAYVDHHSFGTAIISRVLESEGYKVGIIAQPDWKDIEDFKKLGKPRLGFLVNSGNMDSMVNHYTVSKKIREKDMYSPGAKMGLRPDRATIVYCNRIREAYKNVPVVIGGIEASLRRFAHYDYWSDKVRKSMLIDSGADLLIYGMGEKQVVKIAKELNEGVDIKFITQVPGTCYVVDNIENICDYIEIESYKEVCRDKKKYAQAFKIQYDQQDPIRGNGIIQKHSNKYLVQNKPEMPLTREELDTVYGLPYERNYHPIYEKLGGIPAIEEVKFSLVSSRGCFGSCAFCAITFHQGRIVQSRSQNSIIEEAIQITKLKDFKGYIHDVGGPTANFRRPACDKQLKVGACIDKQCLHPSPCKNLNVDHMEYLNLLRSLRELPDIKKVFVRSGLRYDYIMADKNDTFFNELIKHHVSGQLKVAPEHVSHKVLKFMGKPAGKTYDKFREKFYKATEKIEKKQYLIPYLMSSHPGCTISSAVELAEYLRDTNYQPEQVQDFYPTPGTPSTTMFYTGLDPNTLEEVHIPKTKNEKAMQRALLQYKDPMKYDLVLSALTEANREDLIGYEPKCLIKPRSKKNKEHLNNTNINPKQQNGKDKGKNIKSKSKDTPIDKNFKKKSKPLSTQDRANYGSRQDNKNKAKNKKRK comes from the coding sequence ATGAGTGATAATAAATATTTACCTATTAGTAAGAAAGATATTATAGATAGAGGTTGGACTGAATTAGATTTTATTATAGTTACTGGTGATGCTTATGTAGATCATCATAGTTTTGGAACTGCAATCATTTCAAGAGTTCTTGAAAGTGAAGGTTATAAAGTAGGAATAATAGCTCAACCTGATTGGAAAGATATAGAGGATTTTAAAAAATTAGGCAAACCAAGGCTTGGATTCCTAGTTAACTCTGGGAATATGGATTCTATGGTTAATCATTATACAGTAAGTAAAAAAATAAGAGAAAAAGATATGTATTCCCCTGGTGCAAAGATGGGCCTAAGGCCTGACAGAGCAACAATAGTTTATTGTAATAGAATAAGGGAAGCATATAAAAATGTTCCTGTTGTTATTGGAGGAATAGAAGCAAGTTTAAGGCGCTTCGCACATTATGATTATTGGAGTGACAAAGTAAGGAAATCTATGCTAATTGATAGTGGAGCTGACCTGTTAATATATGGTATGGGAGAAAAACAAGTCGTTAAAATTGCAAAAGAATTAAATGAAGGTGTAGATATAAAATTCATTACTCAGGTACCTGGAACATGTTATGTGGTAGATAATATTGAAAATATATGTGACTACATTGAAATAGAATCATATAAAGAGGTCTGCAGAGATAAAAAGAAATATGCACAAGCCTTTAAAATACAATATGATCAGCAAGACCCTATTAGGGGAAATGGTATAATTCAAAAACATTCTAATAAGTATCTTGTGCAAAACAAACCAGAAATGCCCCTTACTAGAGAAGAATTAGATACTGTTTATGGCCTGCCATATGAAAGAAATTATCATCCTATTTATGAAAAGCTCGGTGGAATACCTGCTATAGAGGAAGTTAAATTCAGCTTAGTTAGTTCAAGAGGATGTTTTGGTAGCTGTGCTTTCTGTGCCATAACCTTTCATCAAGGCCGAATTGTGCAAAGTAGAAGTCAAAATTCAATAATAGAAGAAGCAATTCAAATTACAAAACTCAAGGATTTTAAAGGGTATATTCATGATGTAGGAGGGCCTACCGCTAATTTTAGGCGACCTGCATGTGATAAACAATTAAAAGTAGGGGCTTGCATAGATAAGCAGTGTTTGCATCCAAGCCCTTGCAAGAATTTAAATGTTGATCATATGGAGTATTTAAATTTACTACGATCGCTTCGAGAATTGCCGGATATTAAAAAAGTTTTTGTGCGTTCAGGGCTGCGTTATGATTATATTATGGCAGATAAAAATGACACCTTTTTTAATGAACTAATTAAGCATCATGTCAGCGGCCAACTAAAAGTTGCACCAGAGCATGTTTCTCATAAAGTTTTAAAATTCATGGGGAAACCAGCAGGTAAAACTTATGATAAATTCAGGGAAAAATTTTATAAGGCTACTGAAAAAATTGAAAAAAAACAATATCTTATTCCTTATTTAATGTCTAGCCACCCAGGATGTACAATAAGTTCAGCAGTAGAACTAGCAGAATACCTTAGGGATACTAATTACCAACCTGAACAAGTTCAAGATTTCTATCCAACTCCAGGAACACCATCAACAACCATGTTTTATACGGGACTTGATCCAAATACCCTTGAAGAAGTTCATATACCTAAAACTAAAAATGAAAAAGCTATGCAAAGGGCATTGCTTCAATATAAAGATCCTATGAAATATGATTTAGTATTATCAGCTTTAACAGAGGCTAATAGAGAAGATCTCATTGGTTATGAACCTAAGTGTTTAATAAAACCAAGAAGCAAAAAAAATAAGGAACATTTAAATAACACAAATATAAACCCAAAACAACAAAATGGCAAAGATAAAGGGAAAAATATAAAAAGTAAGAGCAAAGATACTCCGATAGATAAAAACTTTAAAAAGAAAAGTAAGCCCCTAAGCACCCAAGACAGAGCAAATTATGGAAGCAGACAAGATAATAAAAATAAGGCAAAGAACAAAAAAAGAAAATAG
- a CDS encoding protein kinase yields the protein MNEDKNYYIQLNSRVEKMIRKSEFLGSGHNGIVYLLPGKKVIKIFKDKKVCEGEYNILIKTRRSKYFPRVYEHGAYYIVRDYACGERLDKYIKKHGINKKISLNIIKLIAEFKKLKFKRLDIRCKDLYLTDDFSINVIDPKNNYSKNVIYPRHLMKGLNNLGVVDEFLSTVSDENPEIYKLWNLKFKQYLEETIK from the coding sequence ATGAATGAGGACAAAAATTATTATATTCAATTAAATAGTAGGGTTGAAAAAATGATTAGAAAATCAGAATTTTTAGGTTCGGGTCATAATGGAATAGTTTATTTACTTCCAGGCAAAAAAGTAATTAAAATTTTTAAAGATAAGAAAGTTTGTGAGGGTGAATATAATATTCTCATAAAAACTAGAAGAAGTAAATACTTCCCTAGAGTTTATGAACATGGTGCCTACTACATTGTACGAGATTATGCATGCGGAGAGCGGTTAGATAAGTATATCAAGAAGCATGGTATAAACAAAAAAATATCACTCAACATAATCAAACTTATTGCAGAATTTAAGAAGCTTAAATTTAAAAGACTAGATATTAGGTGTAAAGATTTATACTTAACGGATGATTTTTCGATTAATGTAATCGATCCTAAAAACAATTATTCTAAAAATGTAATTTACCCCAGACATCTAATGAAAGGCCTAAACAACTTAGGTGTAGTTGATGAATTTTTATCAACAGTTAGTGATGAAAATCCTGAAATCTATAAGTTGTGGAATCTTAAATTCAAACAGTATTTAGAAGAAACCATTAAATAA